Genomic DNA from Urocitellus parryii isolate mUroPar1 chromosome 5, mUroPar1.hap1, whole genome shotgun sequence:
GTCACATGACCCAGTTTTACCCCCTGGAGAAACCTTGTAGCTGCCTTGTGCCTCTGTgttctcatctgtcaaatggggcTGAGAATAATCCAAGCCCTACTCGCCTCACTACAGTGAGGATCAAAGAAGATAACCCACTTAGGAAACTTCAATAGGTCAGGCCTGCATTAGGATCAGTTGTCAGGCTGTGGTGGGATCCTGTCTGCCAGGGGCTACATTCAGTTCCTGGGGGCATTGGGGGTGACTTCTCTCATGCTGTGATGCTGATGGTCTGGAACGCATCCCAGGAAACGATTTCTCAGCTCCTCTGTGTCCTGTTTCTCTGCTCCAGGTGGACAGCTGGGCCCTGGGCGTGTTGCTTTACACCCTGGTTTACGGAACGATGCCCTTCGATGGTTTCGATCACAAAAACCTCATCCGGCAGATCAGCAGCGGAGAGTACCGGGAGCCGACGCAGCCCTCAGGTGCGTGCCCTGTGGAAGGGGTCAGCTCACCTGCCCGGCTCACACTCTGCTTTATCTGTGTGTCGTGAGTCGCCCGCCTTCCTCCTTCATCTTTCTGGAGGGCTGTCTTTGGCACAGCTGGCTCATGGGGCTGCTTTATCAGACTTTCCCAGGTGAACTCTGCTGAGCAGATGTTCCGCATAGCAGCCCGGGGGCTGGTCTCactgtgtgaacttgggcaagtcaGCCTCTTGGATTCAGTTTCTCTACGATATACGAAGTCCCTTCCAGCCATGTAGACATAGAAGCCACCCTCCCTGGACTGTTAGTGCCACAAGGGTGCCCGTCACCTGACTGCTGTGCCTCTGCCCAGGTTGGCTTAGGGCTCTGTTTCACTATCTCTGGTTGCATCACGACTCTCCTGTTCCCCAAAACAAACTCAAAACAACTGCTATGTGATCTTATCATTCCCCCCCTCATCTCTGGGTTAGGCAGGGCTCTCTGGCCTTGCTTGGGGCTGCTGCTGGGGCTATTGCACCCCTCAGTGCTTGTCCCCGTGGTGTCTCCCCACGGCCTGTCGTTCCAGGACAGAGCCTGGACATGGCAGCTCCGGGCTCTAAGAAGGAGGGAGCTTcccaaggagggagaaggagctgCCAGTGTTCTTACTGACTTGGCTAGGAAGCCAGCAGGCTCTACTGGTTAAAGCAACCCAGGTCATAAGCTCCATCTCTTCATGGGAAAACAACATGTGTGGACAGTGAGAACGTACGGGCGGCCACCGTGGAATGTAGTTAACACAAGCATTTCAGTTATGTTCGTAACGTACACACAGTCGATCCTCATTATCCCCAATAGTTATGTCCTGTAAAGTTGCTGCAGTCACTGAACCACTGCTTCTAGGGAAAATACAGTGAGATGTCCGTGAACTTCCAACCACAATGTATTTGTCTGTTGATCAGTGCTTATCTtatcttttgtatatttatttttaaagtccctAATTTAATATGTATGATTGATTCTTTAACCTCAAACTCCCTGGCCAACGGCACTTTTGCTCCTGTCTGAGCAAAGCGtgtaatgtatgttttttttccccccttggggCACAGGACAATCTTTTTTGCACTTGGGGACACTTGCACCTGGGGACATTAGAAAACACTTCAGTAATTTGTTTGGGTCCATTTTAAGTGGCAGAATCACAGCAGAAAGTGCAAAAATGTGAAAACCATGGCACAAGTAGGCTGAGAAAGGGACAGTCGTTTATGGTCCAAAAGCTGGCACATGTGTGCACGGGTGACAAATGCCTCACGCTCCGTGTGTGTGCAAAAACAATGGCCATGGAGCTTCGAGGTTTGATTGTGGGATGATAGATACGTTTTCGTGAGTAGGAGAATTGGCAAATATGGAATCCGTGGATAATGAGGACTGACTGTTGTCTCTATCGATATGCACATGTCTATCTGTCTGTGTGTTTTTTCAATAAACCAGTCTGTTCTTTTTGGGGGAATTTCAGGGTGACTTCTGTGGCGGTTCTTATTTACCTCACTAGCTAACTGGTGCCAGTGAAATCTCTGGCATGTGGTAGGGGTTTAGGAAAGGCTTTTTGAATGACTGAAGGATCACCCTATTGCTTTTCAGGGGTGCCTCTCACCCCAACCCCACTGCAGGGTCTTTGCCAGCTGCTCATTGCTGTACGAGTGGCTCAGGGAGGCGACCGCTTCCCAAGATAGAATTCATCTCCTGTGGGGGCTGAATGGTTTGACCCTAAAAGTCAACTTATTAGCTGTAGAAGTCACTGATTTTGTTCTGTAGCCTCCTGAACATCTCTCTGGGCCTTTCCCCCAGTTTTCTGGCAGCAGAAATTTGcaagggtttggttttgtttttttttttcccccaaattggCTGTGAACACCTGGTAGCAGAGACAGATAGCTGCTGTCTAACCGACAGCTCGGTGGACACAGATGCCCACTTATGTCAGACAGGGAAAGAGGTGAGCTCGCTGGGTGTGGCTCTCAGAAGCTAGCCAAGTCCTCAGGGTGAGGCCAGTTTGGGGGACAGCGGCTCTCCCTGCCCAGGTGTGTCAGGTAAGAGCCACTCCTGGCACAGAGGGGCTCCTCTCTGTGCTCTGCCTCCAATTCCTTTTTCCCAGTGGCCACAAGTGCTGTGTCTGGGTGCGTCCACCTTCAGAGGAGTGACAAAAGCCATGGTGATGGACACCTTTTCCTTGGAGTGAAATGATCTTCACCAAAAGAGTAGGGGTCCCTGCTTGGGTGGGGTTTGAATTCTTTGGAACTTGGAAGACCTGAGATGACAGAAGTTCAGTCGTTCCATGACATTCCTTCACTCATGGAAGAACAGGCCGGGATGTCATGGCCCGTGCTTCTGATGGGCAGTCTGAAAGGCTTGGGCTTCTCGCTCCAACGTGTAGCTGGACCAGACCTgcaaatggctttttttttttcctggtaaactCCAAAGCCCCCGTGCCATGGCCTGACTTTTTCTGTCTCTCGTCCCCTAGATGCTCGAGGACTCATTCGGTGGATGCTGATGGTGAACCCCGATCGCCGGGCCACCATTGAGGACATTGCCAACCACTGGTGGGTGAACTGGGGCTACAAGAGCAGCGTCTGCGACTGCGACGCCCTTCACGACTCCGAGTCCCCGCTCTTGGCGCGGATCATTGACTGGCACCACCGATCCACGGGGCTGCAGGCTGAGGCGGAAGCCAAGGTGAAGGGCTTGGCCAAACCCGAGGTCATGCTGGAGCGACAGCGGTCGCTGAAGAAATCCAAGAAAGAGAATGACTTTGCCCAGTCTGGCCAGGACTCGGTGCCCGAAAGCCCTTCCAAGCTGAGTTCCAAGAGGCCCAAGAGCATCCTGAAGAAGAGATGCAACAGTGAGCACCGCTCCCACAGCACGGGCTTCATCGAGGGGGTCGTGGGTCCCACCTTGCCCTCCTTTAAGATGGAGCAGGACTTGTGCCGGACTGGTGtgcccctccccagctcccccgAAGCAGATGTGCCAGGGAAACTGAGTCCCAAGCAGTCGGCCACCATGCCCAAGAAAGGCATCTTGAAAAAGACCCAGCAGAGGGAATCGGGCTACTACTCGTCCCCAGAGCGCAGCGAATCTTCAGAGCTGCTGGACAGTACCGAGGCCCTGGGCagtggcctcccctcccccagccccccgGACCTGGCCAGGGTGGCTTCTCACAGCCTGTCCTGCCGGAGGAAGGGCATCTTGAAACACAGCAGCAAATACTCAGCAGGCGCCACCGACCGGGCCCTCGCCAGCCCCGAAGTGCCCACACTGGAATCCTTGACAGAGCCCGGTGTCCCCGCTGAGGGCCTCTCCCGAAGCTACAGCCGTCCCTCCAGCGTCATCAGTGACGACAGTGTCCTGTCCAGCGACTCCTTGGACTTGTTAGATTTGCAGGAGAACCGCCCAGCCCGCCAGCGCATCCGCAGCTGCGTCTCTGCTGAAAACTTCCTCCAGATCCAGGACTTTGAAGGACTCCACAACCGGCCCCGGCCCCAGTACCTGAAGCGGTACCGGAACCGGCTGGCAGACAGCAGCTTCTCCCTCCTCACGGACATGGATGACGTGACTCAGGTCTACAAGAAAGCGCTGGAGATTTGCAGCAAGCTCAACTAGCCCTCCGGGGCCCCgggggatggggtgggtgggAGCGAGCGAGGGAGGAAGGGCCGCGGGGCTTGTGCTGACAGGCTGGTTACCTCTCTGCTGGCCTGGACAACAGACTGAAAAAGGATTGGCGCCGTCTGGCTTGGCCAAGTTGACAGCCTTGAGCCAGCACCTAAAAGGGAGAAGCAGGCGCCCAGCCAGTTCTGCCAACTGCTAGTCAGAATTTGGGTCCTAATTGGTATTTGCATACGGCACCTCCTAGAGGACCAGCTGCCCAGGGAGGGTGGTGTTGGCTGGCGCTTGGTGGGAGTGGGGAGCAGACGGGGAAGGAGGCATTTCCCTAGAAGTCATGCGGATGCTTTGGAGGAGGGCAAGAGAAACCAGGACCATCTGCTTTGGATGAGCCCAAAGAGCTTGCTCCTTTGCTTCTAACATTAGCAAGCTTGATCTGACTGCATGGGGCTGGCAAGATTTCAGCAACCCGGGCTTGAATTGGTGATCGATTGATAATGTCTATTGGGTGTGTTGGTTTCCGTAGCAGCAGAGAGCTGTGATTGAATAGTGATGGCTGCCacgggaagggaaagggaggcaaTAGCATTCATGCTGCGACGTACTTGTCATCTCTGACCTGGCTGAGCCCTGGGAATCAGGTTAAAGCATTCTGTGGGATCTACATTAACTCTTCCTGCCACCACTGTGGCATTTGTTAATTGGCTAATCTACCTTGAATGGAAAACAGGGCTTTGGGCAGAGACTGCTCTGAACTCTGCTAGGGACACAGTCAGCCCATGGTGATCGTGTCTCCTTGCTGTGTGTCTTGCTCTTCAGCAAGAGAgtggacagagagaaagaagacagtGTCAGAGGCCGGAACTCTCGTGTATTCTAGCGCAAAAGGCCTTCTGTGGCCTTTGCACAGTTGAACGGAAGAGGAAGTTCACTTGCAAGGGGCAGCTTGTCTC
This window encodes:
- the Nuak1 gene encoding NUAK family SNF1-like kinase 1, which codes for MEGAAAPAAGDGPDLGLGAPGSPPEAAAGATAAPAVAAAPEPRKPHGVKRHHHKHNLKHRYELQETLGKGTYGKVKRATERFSGRVVAIKSIRKDKIKDEQDMVHIRREIEIMSSLNHPHIISIYEVFENKDKIVIIMEYASKGELYDYISERRRLSERETRHFFRQIVSAVHYCHKNGVVHRDLKLENILLDDNCNIKIADFGLSNLYQKDKFLQTFCGSPLYASPEIVNGRPYRGPEVDSWALGVLLYTLVYGTMPFDGFDHKNLIRQISSGEYREPTQPSDARGLIRWMLMVNPDRRATIEDIANHWWVNWGYKSSVCDCDALHDSESPLLARIIDWHHRSTGLQAEAEAKVKGLAKPEVMLERQRSLKKSKKENDFAQSGQDSVPESPSKLSSKRPKSILKKRCNSEHRSHSTGFIEGVVGPTLPSFKMEQDLCRTGVPLPSSPEADVPGKLSPKQSATMPKKGILKKTQQRESGYYSSPERSESSELLDSTEALGSGLPSPSPPDLARVASHSLSCRRKGILKHSSKYSAGATDRALASPEVPTLESLTEPGVPAEGLSRSYSRPSSVISDDSVLSSDSLDLLDLQENRPARQRIRSCVSAENFLQIQDFEGLHNRPRPQYLKRYRNRLADSSFSLLTDMDDVTQVYKKALEICSKLN